Proteins found in one Populus alba chromosome 14, ASM523922v2, whole genome shotgun sequence genomic segment:
- the LOC118041661 gene encoding uncharacterized protein encodes MGGRVIYSLMFFLLGLFLSSGSSVAETLANENSRQADHGTKQVVVDASSISSSRKDITTPITTVPTIIPTTPTASTPEINPNSEPDSTSPATMTPMVTPTSTASPVSPGASWCIASQSASPTALQVALDYACGYGGADCSAIQPSGSCYNPNTLRDHASYAFNSYYQKNPVPSSCNFGGTAVTTSTNPSTGTCQFPSTSTSSSILNTTNSNGATVYGAVPSNPTPSVAARINETPHFMSVTFLIVFLAKLTSSPF; translated from the exons ATGGGTGGCAGAGTCATCTACTCCCTGATGTTTTTCTTACTCGGTCTCTTCCTTTCTTCAG GTTCAAGTGTTGCAGAAACGTTAGCAAATGAGAATAGTAGACAGGCAGACCATGGAACAAAACAAGTTGTCGTGGATGCGAGTTCTATTTCCAGTTCCCGAAAGGACATCACCACCCCGATAACAACTGTTCCCACAATAATTCCCACCACTCCCACTGCTTCAACTCCAGAAATAAACCCAAATTCCGAGCCTGATTCCACATCGCCTGCTACCATGACACCAATGGTAACCCCAACCTCAACGGCATCACCTGTATCTCCCGGAGCTAGCTGGTGTATCGCTAGCCAAAGTGCATCACCAACAGCGTTGCAAGTTGCTTTGGACTATGCTTGTGGCTATGGCGGTGCTGATTGCTCAGCAATTCAGCCAAGTGGAAGCTGTTACAATCCAAATACTCTCCGTGATCATGCCTCTTATGCATTCAACAGCTATTATCAGAAGAATCCAGTGCCCAGTAGCTGTAATTTTGGAGGAACTGCTGTTACTACAAGCACCAATCCAA GTACTGGGACATGTCAATTTCCCTCCACGAG CACAAGCTCATCAATCTTGAACACCACAAATTCAAATGGAGCAACTGTTTATGGCGCCGTCCCTTCAAATCCTACCCCATCGGTGGCTGCCAGAATTAACGAGACACCACATTTTATGTCTGTGACATTTCTCATCGTGTTTCTGGCTAAATTAACATCATCTCCGTTCTAG
- the LOC118041257 gene encoding AT-hook motif nuclear-localized protein 16: MAGAADLTFPSVGSERIMDRSQGSEKVNNHRPSIEPILMAPKLPKAVPPVSSAPEGETIRRPRGRPAGSKNKPKPPIIVTRDSANALRAHAMEVSSGCDVCESLANFARRKQRGISVLSGSGCVTNVTLRQPTSSGAIVTLHGRFEILSLLGSVLPPPAPQGITGLTIYLAGAQGQVVGGGVVGALIASGPVVIMAASFMKATFDRLPLDDDEITAAVENQHYQNGRHHHLDISDLYGMPQNLLTNGAVTPEIYSWTPGRTMSKS; this comes from the coding sequence ATGGCTGGAGCTGCAGACCTGACATTCCCTTCTGTTGGATCTGAAAGAATCATGGATCGAAGCCAAGGCTCGGAGAAGGTTAATAACCACAGACCGAGCATAGAACCAATCCTTATGGCCCCAAAATTGCCCAAGGCGGTTCCACCAGTTTCTTCAGCACCGGAGGGTGAAACTATCAGGCGTCCTCGTGGCAGGCCAGCTGGCTCAAAAAACAAGCCAAAGCCTCCTATTATTGTCACTCGAGATAGTGCAAACGCACTCCGAGCCCATGCAATGGAGGTGAGCTCTGGCTGTGATGTGTGTGAGAGTTTAGCTAACTTTGCAAGAAGGAAGCAGCGTGGAATATCTGTACTTAGCGGGAGTGGTTGTGTAACCAATGTTACCCTAAGACAACCAACTTCATCCGGGGCAATTGTAACCCTTCATGGGCGTTTTGAGATACTCTCACTGCTAGGATCTGTCTTGCCCCCACCTGCTCCGCAGGGGATCACGGGACTAACTATCTACTTGGCAGGGGCTCAAGGGCAGGTTGTTGGTGGAGGTGTAGTCGGTGCGCTCATTGCTTCGGGCCCTGTAGTAATCATGGCTGCATCATTCATGAAGGCAACTTTTGATCGTTTGCCACTGGATGACGATGAAATAACTGCGGCTGTGGAGAATCAGCATTACCAAAATGGTCGTCACCACCACCTTGATATTTCAGATTTGTACGGAATGCCGCAGAACTTGCTTACCAATGGTGCTGTGACCCCTGAGATTTACTCTTGGACACCAGGGCGAACCATGTCAAAATCCTAG
- the LOC118041713 gene encoding uncharacterized protein isoform X2 yields MGSESKHEVMQIPGASKKVVQNIKEIVNKNCTDAEIYSVLCDFNMDADAAVQNLLNQDPFHQVKSKRERRKEMKETQESMARGNNNGYHGVKAGGEYNFGLVPCQISNNDLGKAAYRKENGSVAHPGPSSTLIYRVKLKNEQPSSNNDSCNPDDSRQTKATGTGDTILSSAQLSSGTQAAWSGGTTGHVSMADIVRMGRPRSKGSQNMMDTSCTPQDVVPETIHESDVAASSHDEWPVFEQQAAADHQLEEVQASDRDAANKNPGSYCAESAFSCRGQENVNTVVGDSHRGDCLLKDKNYDSRSCMDDHCEGTGSSFHLRFPNCAAPLNDEVSSVAVNFQRLSLGKEEPALPPSEDNHAVVFPDYMQAFAADWSHLSFGTYKSGAYNAVSGGSIASTPVKTNLEETSAAANSSSALCKEIRNPEHLDEYLRDEQLRSISNTHRFTAGVGINNMHVYSQQEQMRQNIHEVSHRHSHPSSVPDSSFKKTQERDCPLNVRIHPQARNLSSLHMELQASATTMPTDMFASSIQSSRDSDYASSFLGTQSVPSRFDSTVSSTGNPAISQSEIPSRVAFSLPMSYSPTLPSANIVPQTTLPQHLSTNLHNQSIVSLEELANLTGYPAMPRNYARNPSAFQQAYQDSTVFHDSLSNMGYSHAQYKTGVSRSNLPLSDVNISGYGGLGIPANFPGAVLQAAAPTGSAGGYDIFHSQYQERNNFTTRQQNDGSSRTMAALLDNGYLSLTGQSQPLSEYPQGQQQRSHDHWSLLHTHNYQQGQQLSQDYGAPFHHANAYHSQAGIRPEQPPQSLSDLSSSQGPAPEQLQHLWQQSYLSSN; encoded by the exons ATGGGGAGTGAAAGCAAACACGAAGTTATGCAGATACCGGGGGCGTCAAAAAAGGTAGTGCAGAATATTAAAGAGATTGTTAACAAGAACTGTACGGACGCAGAGATCTACTCAGTACTTTGCGATTTTAATATGGACGCTGATGCCGCTGTTCAAAACCTCCTTAATCAAG ATCCTTTTCATCAAGTGAAGAGCAAAcgtgaaagaagaaaagag ATGAAGGAAACACAAGAATCAATGGCTCGGGGTAATAACAATGGTTATCATGGAGTTAAAGCTGGTGGCGAATATAATTTTGGGCTTGTACCATGTCAAATCAGCAATAATG ACCTTGGTAAAGCTGCATATAGGAAAGAGAATGGGTCGGTTGCTCATCCGGGGCCTTCATCAACTTTAATATATcgtgtgaaattgaaaaatgagCAGCCTTCATCCAACAA TGATTCTTGCAATCCTGATGACAGCAGGCAAACTAAAGCTACAGGAACTGGAGATACCATTTTGTCATCTGCACAATTGTCATCAGGAACTCAAGCTGCTTGGTCAGGAGGTACTACAGGACATGTTTCAATGGCTGACATTGTTAGGATGGGCAGGCCGCGCAGCAAAGGTTCCCAAAATATGATGGACACTTCTTGCACACCTCAAGATGTA GTGCCCGAGACAATTCACGAGTCTGATGTTGCTGCAAGCTCTCATGATGAATGGCCAGTGTTTGAGCAGCAAGCAGCTGCTG ACCACCAATTAGAGGAGGTACAAGCATCAGATAGGGATGCTGCTAACAAGAATCCAGGTTCTTATTGTGCTGAATCTGCCTTTTCATGTAGAGGACAGGAAAATGTGAATACTGTTGTAGGTGATTCTCATAGGGGTGATTGTTTACTGAAGGATAAAAATTACGATTCTCGGAGCTGCATGGATGATCATTGTGAAG GAACTGGAAGTAGCTTCCATTTACGTTTTCCAAATTGTGCTGCACCTTTGAATGATGAAGTATCATCAGTTGCTGTGAACTTTCAGCGGCTAAGTTTGGGGAAGGAGGAGCCTGCATTGCCTCCATCTGAGGATAATCATGCGGTGGTGTTTCCTGACTATATGCAAGCCTTTGCTGCTGACTGGTCACATTTGAGTTTTGGTACATACAAATCTGGGGCTTACAATGCAGTCTCTGGGGGCTCAATAGCTTCAACTCCTGTAAAGACTAACCTGGAGGAGACTTCTGCAGCAGCAAATAGTTCATCTGCTCTGTGCAAGGAGATTAG AAATCCAGAGCACCTTGATGAGTACCTTCGAGATGAGCAACTCAGATCCATATCCAATACACATCGATTTACCGCAGGTGTTGGGATTAATAACATGCATGTATATTCACAGCAAGAGCAAATGAGACAAAACATTCATGAAGTATCCCATAGGCACAGCCATCCATCATCTGTACCTGATTCTAGTTTTAAGAAAACCCAAGAACGGGATTGTCCCTTGAATGTTAGGATACATCCACAAGCTAGgaacctttcttctcttcataTGGAACTG CAAGCTAGTGCAACAACTATGCCAACGGATATGTTTGCATCAAGTATTCAATCTTCAAGAGATTCTGATTATGCTTCATCTTTCCTTGGAACCCAATCAGTGCCCTCAAGATTTGATAGTACTGTATCATCCACTGGCAATCCAGCCATCTCCCAGTCAGAG ATTCCGAGCCGGGTTGCTTTTTCTCTACCTATGTCATATTCACCGACACTGCCCAGTGCTAATATTGTCCCACAAACCACACTTCCCCAGCATCTGTCAACTAATTTGCACAATCAGTCTATTGTTTCCTTGGAAGAGCTGGCCAATTTGACTGGCTATCCTGCTATGCCTCGGAACTATGCTCGTAATCCATCTGCTTTTCAGCAAGCTTATCAAGATAGCACTGTGTTCCATGATTCCCTGTCAAACATGGGCTACAGCCATGCACAATACAAAACAGGTGTTTCCAGGAGCAATTTGCCCTTGTCTGATGTGAACATTTCTGGTTATGGAGGTTTAGGGATCCCTGCCAACTTTCCTGGAGCTGTTTTGCAAGCTGCTGCCCCTACTGGTTCTGCAGGTGGCTATGATATTTTCCATTCTCAGTATCAAGAGAGAAATAATTTCACCACACGTCAACAG aacgaTGGCTCTTCAAGAACGATGGCAGCCCTCCTAGACAACGGATATTTGAGTTTGACTGGACAGAGTCAACCACTTTCTGAATATCCACAAGGTCAGCAGCAGCGCTCACATGATCATTGGTCCCTATTGCACACACATAATTATCAACAAGGTCAGCAGCTCTCGCAGGATTACGGTGCTCCATTTCATCATGCAAATGCTTATCATTCTCAAGCCGGAATCCGACCAGAACAACCACCCCAAAGCCTTAGTGACCTTAGTAGTTCTCAAGGGCCAGCACCCGAGCAATTACAACATCTCTGGCAGCAGAGCTACTTATCATCTAACTGA
- the LOC118041713 gene encoding uncharacterized protein isoform X1 — MGSESKHEVMQIPGASKKVVQNIKEIVNKNCTDAEIYSVLCDFNMDADAAVQNLLNQDPFHQVKSKRERRKEMKETQESMARGNNNGYHGVKAGGEYNFGLVPCQISNNDLGKAAYRKENGSVAHPGPSSTLIYRVKLKNEQPSSNNDSCNPDDSRQTKATGTGDTILSSAQLSSGTQAAWSGGTTGHVSMADIVRMGRPRSKGSQNMMDTSCTPQDVVGSVYSSQYCHKSSCDSSPSPPEMHKCLQCPHPSQVPETIHESDVAASSHDEWPVFEQQAAADHQLEEVQASDRDAANKNPGSYCAESAFSCRGQENVNTVVGDSHRGDCLLKDKNYDSRSCMDDHCEGTGSSFHLRFPNCAAPLNDEVSSVAVNFQRLSLGKEEPALPPSEDNHAVVFPDYMQAFAADWSHLSFGTYKSGAYNAVSGGSIASTPVKTNLEETSAAANSSSALCKEIRNPEHLDEYLRDEQLRSISNTHRFTAGVGINNMHVYSQQEQMRQNIHEVSHRHSHPSSVPDSSFKKTQERDCPLNVRIHPQARNLSSLHMELQASATTMPTDMFASSIQSSRDSDYASSFLGTQSVPSRFDSTVSSTGNPAISQSEIPSRVAFSLPMSYSPTLPSANIVPQTTLPQHLSTNLHNQSIVSLEELANLTGYPAMPRNYARNPSAFQQAYQDSTVFHDSLSNMGYSHAQYKTGVSRSNLPLSDVNISGYGGLGIPANFPGAVLQAAAPTGSAGGYDIFHSQYQERNNFTTRQQNDGSSRTMAALLDNGYLSLTGQSQPLSEYPQGQQQRSHDHWSLLHTHNYQQGQQLSQDYGAPFHHANAYHSQAGIRPEQPPQSLSDLSSSQGPAPEQLQHLWQQSYLSSN; from the exons ATGGGGAGTGAAAGCAAACACGAAGTTATGCAGATACCGGGGGCGTCAAAAAAGGTAGTGCAGAATATTAAAGAGATTGTTAACAAGAACTGTACGGACGCAGAGATCTACTCAGTACTTTGCGATTTTAATATGGACGCTGATGCCGCTGTTCAAAACCTCCTTAATCAAG ATCCTTTTCATCAAGTGAAGAGCAAAcgtgaaagaagaaaagag ATGAAGGAAACACAAGAATCAATGGCTCGGGGTAATAACAATGGTTATCATGGAGTTAAAGCTGGTGGCGAATATAATTTTGGGCTTGTACCATGTCAAATCAGCAATAATG ACCTTGGTAAAGCTGCATATAGGAAAGAGAATGGGTCGGTTGCTCATCCGGGGCCTTCATCAACTTTAATATATcgtgtgaaattgaaaaatgagCAGCCTTCATCCAACAA TGATTCTTGCAATCCTGATGACAGCAGGCAAACTAAAGCTACAGGAACTGGAGATACCATTTTGTCATCTGCACAATTGTCATCAGGAACTCAAGCTGCTTGGTCAGGAGGTACTACAGGACATGTTTCAATGGCTGACATTGTTAGGATGGGCAGGCCGCGCAGCAAAGGTTCCCAAAATATGATGGACACTTCTTGCACACCTCAAGATGTAGTAGGTTCAGTATACTCATCCCAGTACTGTCATAAATCTTCATGTGATTCTTCTCCATCTCCACCAGAAATGCACAAATGTCTGCAATGCCCACATCCTTCTCAGGTGCCCGAGACAATTCACGAGTCTGATGTTGCTGCAAGCTCTCATGATGAATGGCCAGTGTTTGAGCAGCAAGCAGCTGCTG ACCACCAATTAGAGGAGGTACAAGCATCAGATAGGGATGCTGCTAACAAGAATCCAGGTTCTTATTGTGCTGAATCTGCCTTTTCATGTAGAGGACAGGAAAATGTGAATACTGTTGTAGGTGATTCTCATAGGGGTGATTGTTTACTGAAGGATAAAAATTACGATTCTCGGAGCTGCATGGATGATCATTGTGAAG GAACTGGAAGTAGCTTCCATTTACGTTTTCCAAATTGTGCTGCACCTTTGAATGATGAAGTATCATCAGTTGCTGTGAACTTTCAGCGGCTAAGTTTGGGGAAGGAGGAGCCTGCATTGCCTCCATCTGAGGATAATCATGCGGTGGTGTTTCCTGACTATATGCAAGCCTTTGCTGCTGACTGGTCACATTTGAGTTTTGGTACATACAAATCTGGGGCTTACAATGCAGTCTCTGGGGGCTCAATAGCTTCAACTCCTGTAAAGACTAACCTGGAGGAGACTTCTGCAGCAGCAAATAGTTCATCTGCTCTGTGCAAGGAGATTAG AAATCCAGAGCACCTTGATGAGTACCTTCGAGATGAGCAACTCAGATCCATATCCAATACACATCGATTTACCGCAGGTGTTGGGATTAATAACATGCATGTATATTCACAGCAAGAGCAAATGAGACAAAACATTCATGAAGTATCCCATAGGCACAGCCATCCATCATCTGTACCTGATTCTAGTTTTAAGAAAACCCAAGAACGGGATTGTCCCTTGAATGTTAGGATACATCCACAAGCTAGgaacctttcttctcttcataTGGAACTG CAAGCTAGTGCAACAACTATGCCAACGGATATGTTTGCATCAAGTATTCAATCTTCAAGAGATTCTGATTATGCTTCATCTTTCCTTGGAACCCAATCAGTGCCCTCAAGATTTGATAGTACTGTATCATCCACTGGCAATCCAGCCATCTCCCAGTCAGAG ATTCCGAGCCGGGTTGCTTTTTCTCTACCTATGTCATATTCACCGACACTGCCCAGTGCTAATATTGTCCCACAAACCACACTTCCCCAGCATCTGTCAACTAATTTGCACAATCAGTCTATTGTTTCCTTGGAAGAGCTGGCCAATTTGACTGGCTATCCTGCTATGCCTCGGAACTATGCTCGTAATCCATCTGCTTTTCAGCAAGCTTATCAAGATAGCACTGTGTTCCATGATTCCCTGTCAAACATGGGCTACAGCCATGCACAATACAAAACAGGTGTTTCCAGGAGCAATTTGCCCTTGTCTGATGTGAACATTTCTGGTTATGGAGGTTTAGGGATCCCTGCCAACTTTCCTGGAGCTGTTTTGCAAGCTGCTGCCCCTACTGGTTCTGCAGGTGGCTATGATATTTTCCATTCTCAGTATCAAGAGAGAAATAATTTCACCACACGTCAACAG aacgaTGGCTCTTCAAGAACGATGGCAGCCCTCCTAGACAACGGATATTTGAGTTTGACTGGACAGAGTCAACCACTTTCTGAATATCCACAAGGTCAGCAGCAGCGCTCACATGATCATTGGTCCCTATTGCACACACATAATTATCAACAAGGTCAGCAGCTCTCGCAGGATTACGGTGCTCCATTTCATCATGCAAATGCTTATCATTCTCAAGCCGGAATCCGACCAGAACAACCACCCCAAAGCCTTAGTGACCTTAGTAGTTCTCAAGGGCCAGCACCCGAGCAATTACAACATCTCTGGCAGCAGAGCTACTTATCATCTAACTGA
- the LOC118041687 gene encoding two-pore potassium channel 3, with product MDEPFLSKTVAEEISRSSPRREHPSNYLDLGQSLRQSTAHLVTHDVIIPIITTPNTSSFVNLIANLNKEKTRLAHRSHSAPSVFTDSKESFTDSFDPRQAPKSTPLIVRQAFIAVFLYILVVVLIFLVGGRFKGTETIKPVDALYFTVVTLCTIGYGDIVPDTTFTKLFTCVFVLVGFGFIDILLNGLVTYICDRQEAVLLSTMDESKSITMVQAYMIDKAKGRMRIRMKVGLASAVVFVCIAVGTISAHCLENLDWVDSFYLSVTSVTTVGYGDFAFSTIPGRCFAIIWLLVSTLAVARAFLYLTELRIDKRNRRIAKWILHRKMTLGDLVAADLDNDGSISKSEFVIYKLKEMGKIAEKDMLQICNQFDSLVSTSCGKITVADLMQRH from the exons ATGGATGAACCTTTTCTCTCCAAAACAGTAGCAGAAGAGATCAGCAGGTCATCACCAAGAAGAGAACATCCCTCTAACTACCTTGATCTTGGCCAGTCTCTACGTCAATCGACTGCACATCTTGTAACTCATGATGTCATTATCCCCATTATCACTACACCAAACACTTCTTCATTTGTAAATCTCATAGCCAATTTGAACAAAGAGAAAACAAGACTCGCTCACCGATCCCATTCAGCTCCATCTGTGTTTACTGACTCCAAGGAGTCTTTTACGGATTCTTTTGACCCCCGACAAGCCCCAAAATCTACTCCTTTGATCGTTCGGCAGGCTTTTATTGCCGTAttcttgtatatattggtcGTTGTGTTGATATTCCTTGTCGGTGGTAGATTCAAGGGAACTGAAACAATCAAGCCTGTAGACGCCTTGTACTTCACCGTTGTCACTCTTTGCACCATAGGCTACGGTGATATTGTTCCAGATACAACATTTACCAAGTTATTTACTTGTGTTTTCGTTTTGGTTGGTTTTGGTTTCATCGATATTTTGCTAAATGGTTTGGTCACATACATTTGCGATAGGCAAGAAGCAGTTCTGTTAAGCACCATGGATGAGAGCAAGTCCATCACTATGGTCCAAGCTTATATGATAGACAAAGCTAAAGGTAGAATGAGGATCAGGATGAAAGTGGGCTTGGCTTCAGCAGTTGTCTTTGTTTGCATTGCGGTAGGAACTATTTCAGCGCACTGCCTAGAGAACCTGGATTGGGTTGATAGTTTTTATCTGTCTGTTACTTCTGTGACAACCGTAGGCTATGGGGATTTTGCTTTCTCGACCATACCTGGAAGATGTTTTGCCATTATTTGGCTATTAGTAAGCACATTGGCAGTTGCCAGGGCATTTCTATACCTGACTGAGCTAAGGATTGACAAGAGAAATCGCAGGATTGCGAAATGGATTCTTCACAGAAAGATGACACTCGGCGATTTAGTAGCCGCAGACCTTGATAATGATGGATCCATCAG CAAATCTGAATTTGTTATTTACAAGCTTAAGGAGATGGGGAAGATAGCAGAGAAAGACATGCTTCAGATCTGCAACCAATTTGATTCATTAGTTAGTACCAGCTGTGGCAAAATCACTGTTGCGGATCTCATGCAACG
- the LOC118041655 gene encoding ribose-phosphate pyrophosphokinase 4, with product MEVDKVETQQQKQKQVHLFYCVESEELARNVAAHSEFITLQSINWRSFDDGFPNLFINNAENLRGQHVAFLASFSSPGVIFEQLSVIYALPRLFVASFSLVLPFFPTGSFERMEEEGDVATAFTMARILSNIPISRGGPTSLVIYDIHALQERFYFGDHVLPLFVTGIPLLKQRLHQLPESDKIVVAFPDDGAWKRFHKLLDHFPMVVCAKVREDDKRIVRIKEGNPAGCHVVIVDDLVQSGGTLIECQKVLAAHGAAKVSAYVTHGVFPKRSWERFTHKDNGMENAFAYFWITDSCPHTVKAITNKPPFEVLSLAGSIADALQI from the exons ATGGAGGTGGACAAAGTAGAGACACAACAACAGAAACAGAAGCAAGTACATCTGTTTTACTGCGTGGAATCCGAAGAGCTTGCCCGTAATGTTGCCGCTCACTCTGAGTTCATCACGCTCCAATCCATCAACTGGAG GAGTTTCGATGATGGATTTCCTaatctttttataaacaatGCTGAAAATTTGCGAGGTCAACATGTCGCCTTCCTTGCATCTTTTAGTTCTCCAGGAGTTATCTTCGAACAGCTTTCTGTCATTTATGCACTGCCGCGTCTGTTTGTTGCCTCCTTCTCATTGGTGTTGCCTTTCTTTCCAACTGGCTCCTTTGAGCGAATGGAAGAAGAAGGGGATGTTGCAACTGCATTTACCATGGCTAGGATATTGTCGAATATTCCCATTTCAAGAGGTGGCCCCACTAGTTTAGTCATCTATGACATACACGCACTGCAG GAAAGATTCTATTTTGGGGACCATGTTTTGCCTTTATTTGTTACTGGGATTCCTCTGTTAAAGCAACGTCTTCACCAACTTCCTGAATCTGATAAG ATTGTTGTTGCTTTTCCGGATGATGGAGCCTGGAAGCGATTCCACAAGCTGTTGGATCATTTTCCTATG GTGGTATGTGCGAAGGTTCGTGAAGATGATAAGAGGATAGTTAGAATAAAGGAGGGAAATCCTGCTGGCTGCCACGTGGTTATTGTTGATGATTTGGTACAATCTGGAGGCACCCTTATTGAGTGCCAG AAAGTATTGGCAGCTCATGGGGCAGCAAAAGTCAGTGCATATGTCACCCACGGGGTGTTTCCTAAGCGCTCCTGGGAGCGATTTACTCACAAAGATAATG GCATGGAGAATGCATttgcttatttttggataacaGATTCCTGCCCTCACACTGTGAAAGCCATCACAAATAAGCCTCCATTTGAAGTTTTGAGCCTTGCCGGATCCATTGCTGATGCTTTACAAATATGA